CGTGTGGAGAAGAGGCGGCTAGACGACCTCTCCCTGGCGTCGGCTCTTCTCCTAAACTCCACGGAGGGACAGGGCGCGGCGTGGGGCGTCGGCGTAAGCCCCGCCGGCTACATCTGGGTGGCTGGAAACAACGCGACGGGCTGGCGCATAGAGATTCTCGACAGGAACCTCAGCCGCGTCGCCGTGCTAAGGCCTGGCCTGGAGAGAGGGGCGCTGGGTGTGGTGTTCGACGAGGGGGGAAACGCCTACGTCTACGGCGACCGCGGCGTGGTTAAGTTCAGCAAAGACGGCATGCAACTGGCGAGGGCTCTTGGTTTCGACGCCATGGAGGCGGCGTACGCAGGCGGCAGACTCTACGTAATTGCGGACATCAGCCGCCTCTTGGTGCTGGACACAGAGCTTAGAAAAATCGGCGAGGTATACCTACCGCCAGAGATCCAAAAACATCAACGCATCTATGGTATAGAAGTACCGCAAAAGGTCTCCGGGAGTTTTGATGGAGGTACTCTCTACATGGTTGGCTCCACCGTTGTAAATACCCTGAGCGGCGACGCGTGGCTTATATACGCCGTATCTACGGCTGACGTCGACCTCTATCTACTGGCGGGTGCTCTCACAACCGCGGCGCCAGTGGCCATGGCGGCCGCCGCTCTTGCCGGCGCCTACCTAGCCGTGAAGAGGCGGAGGAGGGCCGCCGCGGCGCTGGCTTAGCCAGCTCCGCGCCTAGCGTCGTCAAGAATTTTAACCTTGTTTGTACTGTGGATCGGGCTGGACTGCCGTGGATGCGGCTGGATGAGGGGCCCGCCCGCGGCCGAGTCTACATCTTTACTGCCTGTAGCTTCATGCCGCCTTCCAGCCACCCCTCTGGGTGGTACCAGTTCTTTACAATTCTGTAGCCGCAGTGGATGAGGAGCCTACCCAATCTAGTGGCTTCGGGCGGCTCTCCCCGCTGGAGGGCTTGGAAGGTTTGTAGGTCGTCTACGTATTCTGCATACAGCACGTCGCCTGGCTCCATGTGTCGGTGGAGTACGCAGTACACGTGGCGCTCCCACTCCGTGGCTATATACCTGGGGTTTATGTTGAAGACCTCGGCCCACGGGCCGTAGTAAGGCGGCCTCCCCGTGAAGATCTTTACGTGGCAGAGGAGGTCCTGGCCTATGTAGAGCTCTGCGTTATACTCCTCTTTAAATCTGCCCTTTTTAAACAGGGCGCGTAGGGGTGAGAAGGACTGGGGGGTGAGTTGGCTAAGCACTTACGAGGAGTATCTCCTTCTTGGCGGCTCTGGCCTCTAGATACATGCCGTAGAGAACTTCAGCAATGTGGGGCCCCGCGGCCTTGGAAATAGCCGCCAGCGCGCCTTCCTCCTCTAACCCCTCGAGATCTAGGCCTATTTTTTTGAGGCTGTAGTGGATGTAGAACTTGAGGGGGTCGTCGAGAGTTTTTAGGAACTCCACAAACTCCATGGGGTATGTGTTAGCCGTGTTATTAATATATTACTTGTGAAATACGGAGAGTTGGCTGAAACTATTCCTCCGGGGCTGTGAACTTCCTAATTAGCAGGGGGGCGACCACCCCGAGGACAATCGCGAGGATGGACGTGATGAGGTCTCTGGCTAATATGAGGGGGTCTAGGGAGGGGGCTGATATGGTGCTTATGAGGAAGAGGGCGCCGAGGATTATGGCGACAGCGCTGAGGGCGTATACAAGCGGCTTAGTGCTCATGGAGGGGGTAAAGTAGGTGTATTTAATTGTTGGGTTGCCTCCCCTCTTCGTCGCTTGTGAATTTTCTGTGGAGGAGGGGGGCCGCGATCCCCGTGGCGAGGGCCGAGAGGGAGAGGCCTAGGTCTCTGGCGAGGATAAACACGTCGAGGGAGGGGTTGCTTAGTGTGGATACTAGGAAGAGCCCGCCCATGGCTATAGCCACGAAGCTCAGGGCGGTGACGACCCCGCTCTTCATGTATCTATCCGTCTGGATCTATATAAGCCCTGTGTGGAGTATTTGGGTAATAGGAGTGAGATTTATATACCGCCTCGTTCTGCCGCTTCATGGGGAAATTGATTTTGTCTACGACGTCGCCAGGCTCGACGAGAAGCTTCTACTAGCCGAGCTGAGGAACCTCGGACTTAGGGTTAGGGCGGTTAATATTGAGGAGGTGGTGGCGCCAGACGGCTTGGGGGAGGTGGGTGTTATACGCGTCGCCGCGAGGTCCCGGGTGATCCCCACCGCGTTTACCTACGAGAGCCGCGGCGGCGTGGCTATAAACAGCGCCACGTCGCTTGTCCTATCCCACGACAAGTACCTGACATACCTCAGCCTACTGAAGGCGGGGGTGCCCACCCCGGCCACCTACCTAGTCTTCGGGGGCGAGGCAGCGGTCGCCGTCGCGGAGAAGTTGAACTACCCGGTGATTGTGAAGCCGACCGACGGTTCGTGGGGCCGGTTTGTAAATCTGGTAAAGTCCGCCGAAGATCTGCGATCGCTTGTTTTGCAGAAGTGGGGGATGGACAGCCACATGCACCTCTTCCTAGTGCAGGAGTATGTGGAGAAGCCGGGGCGGGACATCAGGGTGACCGTGGTGGGGGACAGGGCGGTGGCCGCCATCTACAGAATTAGCCAGGGGGACTGGCGCACCAACACCGCTAGGGGCGGGAGGGCCGAGCCGGTTAGGATAGACCCGGAACTTGAGGACGTGGCGGTGAGGGCCAGCAGAGCTGTGGGGACGCTGTACTCGGGCGTGGATGTGGTGGAGTCGGAGAGGGGATACATGGTTCTCGAAGTCAACGGAATCCCAGAGTTTAAGAACGTGCAGAGGGTCACCGGCGTAAACGTGGCTGGGGAGATCGCCAAGCTAGTGGCGGAGGTGGCTAGGCGCTAGTCGAAGAGGCCCGGCTTTATACGTCTCCGCCCGGCGAAGCCCTCGGGGCCGTGGTAGTACATAACCTCCGGCTCGTCTATTTTCCAGCACAGGTATACAAAATCGCCGTCTCTAGTCACAGTGGGGAAGTCCACAATCCCATTTACAAAATCCCTGATGATGAAGCCGTTTTCAGACGCGGCCTTCAGCAACCACTGGGCCTGCCTCTCGGCCTCTTCCATCTCTTCAGGAGTCAGCTCGTCCCACCGCCTCGCCGCCTCCACTACGGGGGCGAGGAGAGGTCTTAGTTGCTTAACCACCTCGTTAGCCTCTTCGAGGGTGAAGAGCTTCACCTAGCTACTCCGTTTGGCAAGTTTTAAGTATTGCCTCAACGCCACCTTGGCCCGGACGAGGTGTTTACAAGGCCCCCCGCGGAATTTGAAGTCGGGGCATTCGCAGCGCCCTACGAAGTACCTAGTGCCCAGCTTAATCTTGAGCACCACCTGGTAGCAGACGTCGCGGCGGGTCTCAGACCTGACGTAGGAGACGGCGTAGAGCCAAGGCCCACGCCTCTCTACCCTCTCTATAAACACCTCCTGGCCCAGGGCGAACACAGCCCTCTTCGCCGCCTCTCTGCAAAGCACATGTCAACCTACTACCAATTTAAAAACCTTTTTAAGCACAGTGTCAAAAACGGGGTCTGCCTCCAGCTCCGCAGACGCGCCGAGGTCGGTTATGAAGAGGTCGATTAAGTCGGGAGGCGCCCGGTCGAACAGCGGCACCCTGGCCCTCACCCCCCACACGTCGGCCTCCACCTCCATGGGCCGCGGCGCCGGTAGTGGCACGGCTTTGTAGCTTTCGAAAACCGCCACCGCCCTCGCCCCAATGGCCCTAGCCGCCGCCAGTAGGGGGAGGGTCCCCACCTTGTTCACCGCCGCATCTTGATACAAGCCGTCTAGCCCCACCACCGCCGCGTCGTACTCCAACGCCCCCACAGCCGAGTCCGTCACGGGGACCACCTCGACGTATTTAGAGTAGGTGCGGTAGGCCTCTGGGAACTCCACCCCCGGCCTGCTCTCCGCCAGGTAGAGCCTCTTCACGCACCTCCCCGCCAGCTCCAGGAAGCGGGCCACGGCCCGGCTGAGGCTAATAGTGGCGATCCGCCGCGGGCAGAAGCCGGAGTTTACAATAGCCTCGTCGAGCCTCCGCCGCGCCTCCTCTGCGTATCTCAAAACCGCCACCGCGGCCGACCTGGGATCAACCCCGGCGTCCTCCGCCCTTTTTAGGACTAGGTAGAGGAAGTCTAGCGGGGCCATGCCAGGCCTCACGCG
The sequence above is drawn from the Pyrobaculum ferrireducens genome and encodes:
- a CDS encoding translation initiation factor aIF-2B subunit, with amino-acid sequence MDELSREWVRGASWYLEKAVEIVTNSDNPVAQAEELRRVRPGMAPLDFLYLVLKRAEDAGVDPRSAAVAVLRYAEEARRRLDEAIVNSGFCPRRIATISLSRAVARFLELAGRCVKRLYLAESRPGVEFPEAYRTYSKYVEVVPVTDSAVGALEYDAAVVGLDGLYQDAAVNKVGTLPLLAAARAIGARAVAVFESYKAVPLPAPRPMEVEADVWGVRARVPLFDRAPPDLIDLFITDLGASAELEADPVFDTVLKKVFKLVVG
- a CDS encoding DUF1122 family protein, with the translated sequence MLSQLTPQSFSPLRALFKKGRFKEEYNAELYIGQDLLCHVKIFTGRPPYYGPWAEVFNINPRYIATEWERHVYCVLHRHMEPGDVLYAEYVDDLQTFQALQRGEPPEATRLGRLLIHCGYRIVKNWYHPEGWLEGGMKLQAVKM
- the lysX gene encoding lysine biosynthesis protein LysX; this translates as MYLSVWIYISPVWSIWVIGVRFIYRLVLPLHGEIDFVYDVARLDEKLLLAELRNLGLRVRAVNIEEVVAPDGLGEVGVIRVAARSRVIPTAFTYESRGGVAINSATSLVLSHDKYLTYLSLLKAGVPTPATYLVFGGEAAVAVAEKLNYPVIVKPTDGSWGRFVNLVKSAEDLRSLVLQKWGMDSHMHLFLVQEYVEKPGRDIRVTVVGDRAVAAIYRISQGDWRTNTARGGRAEPVRIDPELEDVAVRASRAVGTLYSGVDVVESERGYMVLEVNGIPEFKNVQRVTGVNVAGEIAKLVAEVARR
- a CDS encoding SWIM zinc finger family protein, with amino-acid sequence MLCREAAKRAVFALGQEVFIERVERRGPWLYAVSYVRSETRRDVCYQVVLKIKLGTRYFVGRCECPDFKFRGGPCKHLVRAKVALRQYLKLAKRSS
- a CDS encoding DUF2203 domain-containing protein, translated to MKLFTLEEANEVVKQLRPLLAPVVEAARRWDELTPEEMEEAERQAQWLLKAASENGFIIRDFVNGIVDFPTVTRDGDFVYLCWKIDEPEVMYYHGPEGFAGRRRIKPGLFD